The Oleidesulfovibrio alaskensis DSM 16109 nucleotide sequence CAATGCGGTGCTGGAAGCCAGCCGGGCCACACTTTACAGGGCCGCCGGGCTGGCGCGGCTGTACGGGCCCCGTTTGCTGGTGGGCCATCCTGCGTATGACAGGGGGCAGCATCCGCCCCGTCACGATGAATGGCTGCGCCGTAGTGCAGAAACATGGCGCACCGTGCGCGAACATGCTGCCATGGCTCCTCTGCGGCTGGAAAATACGCATGATATCAGTCCGGAACCGCTGGCCGCCCTGATAGATGAACTGACCGCTAAGGGCGGAGAAGACGGCGGTACGGGGATATGCCTTGATGCGGGGCACTGGTTCAGCTTCGGCAGGGGCAGCCGTGATCCCGCGGGGCTGGAAAAATGGCTGGATGTTTTCGGCACGCGCATACGGCATATGCACCTGCACGACAATGACGGTTCAGATGACCAGCATCTGGGACTGGGCAGCGGCCGGATACCGTGGAGCCGGATTTTTGCGGGGCTGGAACAGCGGGGGGTGCGTGCAACGGTGACGCTGGAGCCCCATAGCGAAAAGGATTTTGATACAAGCATGCGTTTTTTGCAGTCGGAAACGTCTGCTGTGCAGGCTTTGCGACGTGTGGCTTTACCCCGTTGCTGAACGGGGCAGGGCCATGCTGCCGCGCGCATGGCCCTGCCTGATTGAATCCGTCCGGCAGATGCGCACACCGGAGCGGTTCAGCGGCGCGGGGCAAGCCATGCCCCGCGGCCGGTCATTCTGAATGCCAGAGACGCCAGTCCCAG carries:
- a CDS encoding sugar phosphate isomerase/epimerase family protein, encoding MHFFVNLPLSYAAADQSYLEMIVGRGICPELGMDTVAVQDLPESWHIKTAALLREKGLACSVHLPFFDLHPGSLNNAVLEASRATLYRAAGLARLYGPRLLVGHPAYDRGQHPPRHDEWLRRSAETWRTVREHAAMAPLRLENTHDISPEPLAALIDELTAKGGEDGGTGICLDAGHWFSFGRGSRDPAGLEKWLDVFGTRIRHMHLHDNDGSDDQHLGLGSGRIPWSRIFAGLEQRGVRATVTLEPHSEKDFDTSMRFLQSETSAVQALRRVALPRC